The DNA region GGGTAAATGCGTCGATACATTTCATGTTTTTTCCAGACTTTATATTGTTTCTCTACAGGGTGTGTTTAACGTTACTGAAATGCTCTTGCTACTCCGCGTTTCTGCCAGCTCTTTTTGGCGCGCCCTTGTCCGGGCTCAAACAGGTCGGGTCCGGCTTGGTGGGTAGCGTGGCCTTCCAGTCGAGCACCATCTTGGTAAGCCGCGACACGACTTCCGGGTGCGCCTTCGATTGGTCTTTGGCGATTTCTTCCGTGCGATCTGATTTCATGTTGTGCAACTCGACGCGCACGCCGTCATTGTCCGTCACCAGTTTCCAATCCCCGTCGCGGACGGCCAGACGCGGCCACCCATCCGGTTCGCCGCCAGCGCCCGTGTGCTGCCAGAAGATTGGCCGGGTGCGGAGAACCGGCTCGCCGTTGAATGCCGCCAGCAGGTTTTCTCCGTCGCACTGGGCCTCGGCTGGCGGCGTTACGCCAGCAGCTGCGCAAAAGGTGGGCAGCAAATCTACAGCACTCAGTACGGTCGTGTCATTCTTCACTCCCGCCAACGTGTGACCCGGCCAGCGAACGATGAACGGCGTGCGTACGCCGCCTTCAAACAGGTTGCGTTTGCGTCCGCGCAAGCCACCGGTTTCGCCGACACTGTAGTAGCTTCCATGTTTGCCGGGTGATCCTTTGCTGGTGCTGGTACGTTCCGGGCCGTTGTCACTGGAAAAAACCACGATGGTATTTTGCGCCACGCCCGCCCTGTCGAGAGCGGCGAGCACCTTGCCCACATGATTGTCGCCGTCGGTGATGACGGCGGCATAAATCCGTTTCTGCTCTTCATCGACGTGCTTCCACTTCTCTAGCGCTTCGGGCGTCGGGGAGTGCGCGGTATGGCTTTCATGAATCCACACGTCCACAAAGAACGGGTGATCCTTGTTGGCCTCGATGAACTGCGCCGCTCGGTCGGCGATCTCGTGCGGTTTGATTCCCGGACCCGGCCCGTGATAAACCGCTGACTCGTCAATCCCGTAGTCCGCCATTGCCGGTTGGCCCGGCAGCTTGTCCACGGCCATGTGCCATTTGCCAAAATGCGCCGTGCGATAACCGGCGGCCTTGAGGTAGCGGGGCGTGGTGGGCGCTCGGGGGTCCAGCCAGTCCGGCTGCTCTGGTCCTGGTCGGCGGGCTCCGAACACACTATTGACGCCGTAGCGGGAGGGATAACGCCCGGTCATGGCCGCGACGCGACTTGGCGAGCAGACGGGGTTGAGCACGTTGAACTGCTGAAAGTCAATCCCCTCGCTGGCAAGTCGGTCAAGGTTGGGCGTCTGCACCCACGTACTGCCGTGGCAGGATAAATCGCCCCACCCCCAGTCGTCAGCGTAGATGAAAACGATATTGGGTTGGGTGGCTGGCGGTGGGGTATCGGCGGCGGGCAGCGCAGTTCGTGGCGTGAGCAGCAGGGCGGCCAGGAGGAGTGTCGGTTTCAGGGTGTTGATGATTGATTTCATGGAGACTAGCTTTTCTTTTGGCTCTTCCGCAGAATCTGTGGGTAAGTCATTCGATGTTTGAGTGCCGAGGCTCCCGGTTATCTACAGGGCAGAAAGAGTCGATTTACCGTCGGTCCATTTCGAGCTCAAACAAATAACCCCCGGCCAAACACGCATGTTCGCCCGAGGCCAAGCAATAATCTCGTCCCGCCCAGACTCCGTTATCCCTTGGCTGGTTGCTCCGCAGCAGAGCCAGACTCCGTATAGCGGAGCAGTACCGATTGTAGCGAATGATTTAGCTCCGTACGGCATCATCCGCATTCCGATTTCTTTTTGCCCTGCCATGCCTCTCAAAACCGCCTGCCGGTATTCGATGACCCACAAGGTTCTGCGGAAGAGCCAAATAGGTAAGTAGAATGACTCTTCGGCTTGGCCCTTCTTCCCGGGCATTTAATCCGTGTCTCGCTTCGGGCTGACACAGTTGGGGTCAATTTTGGTGGGCAGCGTAGCCTTCCAGTCGAGAATCATCTTCTTTAAGCGGGCGACGATCTCCGGATGCGACTTCGACAAATCTCTACCGGCCTCTTCCGCACGGTCGGTTTTCAGGTTGTGGAGCTCGACTCGCATCTTATCCTCGGTCATCAGGAGCTTCCAATCACCGTCGCGTACCGCAAAGTGCGGCCACCAATCGGGCTCGGGTTTAGGGCCACGCCATTCCCAAAAGATAGGACGCGTTCGCGTGATGGAACTGCCTTGCAGGGCCGGGAGCAGATTCTCGCCGTCGGCTTGATATTCAGCGGGCAGTTTCACCGCCGCGGCGGCACAAAGCGTTGGCAACAGATCCACACCTGTAAAGACAGTGGTATTGTTCATCTCTCCGGCTGGAGTATGCCCCGGCCAGCGTACGATGAATGGCGAGCGAACACCGCCTTCGTACAAGCTGCGTTTCTTGCCGCGTAGTCCGCTGGTTTGGCCGATGCTGGCCCACGTCCCGTATCCTGCGCCCATTTTTTTGTGCTGCTGATCGGCGTGGGTCCATTCCGGGCCATTGTCGCTGGCGAACATCACGATGGTGTTGTCCGACAAACCTTCCCTTTCCAGCGCGTCGAGGATCAAGCCGACAGCATTGTCACCATCGGTGATGACCGCGGAATAAACCTGCTTCTGCTCATCGAGATGCTTCCACTTTGCCATGGACTCCGGTGTAGGGACGTGTGGCGTGTGACTTTCATGCAGCCACACATTAACGAAAAACGGCTGATCTTTGTTTGCCTCGATGAAGGCCAAGGTGTCCTTCGCCATGTCGTGCAATGGCTCCGGCTTCCCCCATCCCGTACCGCCGTTGAAGACAGCGTAGTTATCGTAGCCATACGCCTCTGGCTTCGGGGCTCCCTCAACTCCCGCGTTCGTCAGATGCCATTTGCCAAAATGCCCCGTACGATAGCCCGCCTGCTGAAACAGACGCGGCAGCATGGTCGGCTTCGGATCGAGCCAGTCAGGCATGTTCTGGTTACGGTTCACCGTGGGTGAGGCGAAGTGCTGATGTACCGAGAAACGTGCCGGGAACTTACCCGTCATCACCGCCGTGCGACTCGGCGAGCAGACGGGGTTGAGCACGTTGAACTGTTGAAAGTCAGTTCCCTCACTGGCCAGCCGGTCAATGTTCGGCGTCTTCAACCACTCATGTCCATGACAGGACAGATCGCCCCAGCCCCAGTCATCGGCGTAGATGAAGACGATGTTGGGTTTCGACGACTCGGCGGCATGTGCCGCCACGCCTGCGAAGCAGCAAAGCGTCAGTAGCAATGATCTCAATATGGTTCTCACGACTATCAATCTCCTGTAACGGCTTTCGGCAGCGCCTGTCTCCCTGCACTGTCGCTTTCCCGAATATCGGTATGTCTCGTCCTCCGATTGGTATACCAGTGATACTTGCCTTTCGCATCTGGATCGGCGACGACGGGTGCATCATACTCCACCGCAATCACGGTGTTTCTCGAATCCGGCGCCTTCGCTGGCACTTCCACCTTGGTGACGTGACCGTTTTCTTCATACGTCACCGGCAAAGCCTTGCGCCGAGGGTCTGCCAGGAAGTACGCCCTGGACGGCTTGCCTACAATGCCACCAAACTCAATGCCTTCCGGCTCCCATTCCAAAACATGGAGGTACACCGTCTTGTCCTTGTGGGTCATCGCTCCCCACAAGAAGTCGAAATCAACCGGACAGCAGTGAGTTCCGTAGATCGACTCGCCATTCACTTTCATCCATTGGCCGACCTCTTTGCGACGTTCGATCTCTTCCGCCAGCAAGGTACCCTCCGGCGTTGGGCCGACGTTGAGCAGGAGATTCACTCCCCGTGCGCCGCACAGCGCCAAGAATTCAATCATGTCTTTCGGACTTTTCCAGGCATCGTCGGTGCGGTCGTAGCCCCAGTTGTGGCGCGGTATTCCTCTTTCGGAATATTGGCACTGTTCATGAGCCATTCGGCACTGGCTCCCCCCTGTTCTTTGCCATAATCCTTGCCCTTCCATTCCCCGCCCTGGACGGAATAGAGCCCCCAGTGGATAAACATGCCAAATCGGGCATCCCGCCACCACTCCATGTGAGAGTCATCTGTGGGGCTGGAGTTGGCGGTGGCGTTTGCTGGGTCGCTGGCGACCACTGCAGGAACGGTTAAGAGGCACGCGTGAAACACGGCCAGGAGGATAAATTTGTTCTTCTTCATGTGATTTCCGATGTTGGTATTTGTTTTTCTAAATCCCACGGAATGGGTGGGTGATCGTATCCAGGCTGGCGGTTTTCTTAGGCATGACAGGGCAAAAAGAAAGCCGATGGAGGATCGGGCGCATTGGATGTCACTTCTCCGTTATACTCCGTATTGCCCAGTCAAACGGGAGGCAGGCTCTGCTGCGGAGCAACCTGCCGAGCGATAACTGGGTCAGGAAGGGAAGAGTCTCGCGCTGGGCCCCGGTCGAACGAGCGTGTTTTTCCGGGGTTTCTTTTTGGACATCGAGATAGAATGACGCGGAACATACTCTTTCTGCCCTGAAATACCTAAAGAAAAAACGGGGGATCGGAATGAAGATGGCAAACAGCTACCCACCCATTCCGTGGGAGAGCCAAACATTCATCGATGTTCTCTACTCAAAGTTCGGTGATGCGTAATCCGACCTGCGACAAGTCGATCGGGACAATGCCCATTTCGAGTGCGGGAGATCCCGGCTTGAATCGGAAGTCACCGTTCTGCGGGTCCACGAACATTGGGTCCACTACTCGGCTGTTGACATCGACGCCGTCACGTTGCAGTCGTTCCAGTGTCTCTTCACCGAGGCGGGGTTCCGTTTTGCAGTAGTAGATGTTGTGATCGGACTCGATATCCTTCATGCGAGCAGGGAACCGCCCCCTGCTATCCTCGCCCACTTTTCCAGTTCCGGATCCCGGCTCCGAGATGAAGCTGCAGTCTGCCAACGATGAGAAGTAGATGTTCCGCTGATTGCTCGCACCCGCCATGGGACCTTCGACGATCTTTAAGTAGGTGCCGCGAGGTGCAATGATGTCGGCAACAATGTTGTTTTCGAAGCGGTTATTCAACTTCAACGTCATCCCCTGCGACTTGCATTTGTAGATCAGGTTTTCGGCGATCAGGGTATCCATTTGCCCGCCGTCCGTTCGGATCGCGCCCTGCGCATTCGTTTCGGCGACCAAATGATGGATATAGTTGCGGCGAATCACATTGCCCGGACCCGCGCCGCGAATGTAGATTCCATTGCCGTCACCCAGCATTTGCATCGCATGGTGAATCTCGTTGAGTTCAATGAGATTATTGCGCGTGTGCAGATAGGGGCGGACATCGTCGAGTGTCGGATCCTCCGGAAGCTTTTTGATCTCGTGCCATCGAATGGTGCGAACCGATTCACGCTGATCCGGTTGAACGAAGAATCGGGTCACGATGCCGGAGACGATTAGCCCAGTATAGTTCGTATGATGGATCAGATTATTCGCCACGCGGTTCTCTCCGCTCTGACAGACGTAGATCCCGGGTGAGTGCCAATAGATTTTCCCGACATGATGAATGTGGTTGTTGTAGACGAGGTTCTTCTTGTTCACGTCCTTTGTGCCGGGACCATAACCGCAAAGCAGAATGCCGCCCCCGCCCATGTGTTCGATATGGTTGCCGGAGATTTCGTTTTCCATTCCATGCAGATCCACACGGATTGCACCACTTCCGCTGTGTAGAAAATGGCACTGATCAACAACACAGTTCTCGGTGCCGCGCAGGCGAACTAACGCGTTGTCCTTGTCAAGCATGTCCCAATCGTGCTGCAAACCTGCATCGTCCTTGGCTAGCGTATAACGTTCACCGTGCTTGAAGGTGAGACCGCGGAAACAAAGGTTGCGAACGGGAACGTCCTTCGGGCTCTGCTTATCAATTGCACCTTCGACCCGGATAAACTCAATCAACTGAGGAGCGATCACCGGCGACTCGTCTCGTGGCCAGAGATAAACCTTCCCCTCGTTCGTGTTGAGCACCCATTCGCCCGGTTTGTCGAGTTCCTCCAACACATTCTCAACCCAGCAACCGATTTTGTTCATCCCGTAGGTCGCTGGTATGGCTGTGCGGGCAATCCCTGCCTTTTCATCGACCGAGACCAGTGGCAGCACATTCATGATCCAAAGCCGAGTGGGACGGACCACCAGTTCAACATCTTCCACACTGGGCCAGTTTTTCAGACGCCCCTTTGGGAAATGGAGCTCGGTCGCGCTCCCCTTCGGAACAAATCGATCCGACTGTGCGCGCGGCAGCATTCCCAGATCATCATAAAGGGTCAAGAACCGGCCCGAGACATCCGCCACCTGTAGTTTGCCGATCGCTTCCTCGGGCAGGCCAGGGAGTTTGTCGGTTACTTTTTTCCAGCCTGTAATCTCCCGTCCGGAACTGAACACCGGCGTCTCGCCAGGATAAGCGGCATAAGTCACCGTGGCATTGCCCTTCCCAGCGTCTTCCAGGCCAAACACCACCGTTTTGTCCAACGGATAGGTTCCACCGCGAACCAGAACCGCGAGGTCTTCCGACTTCCTTTTCTTCAACATCCGCACGGCATCGCGCGCACGCTCGAGTGTAGCAAACGGCCCATCGTCGCCGCCTTCAATCGGATCGGCATGCGTACCCGACCAGCGGTCAGAGCCCTCGGGGGACACATAGAAATCAGCATCCGTCTCTGCGGAACGACATATCCCGCCAGCCATGAAGCTGACCAGGAGTAGCAATGGAATACGGTATTTCACTTAATGTCTCGCCTTTCACATTCAGGATTGTTCAGGAAGCAGATTCAGACGGTCCAACACGTTTCACATTGCCGGACAAGGATCCGCTATCGCCACATGATCTTGGCCTGCCTCGTTTCGGGTTTCACCGAAACGTTGGTATCTTCAAACTTACGGGTAAACTCACAGCCATCGGGTGTCGTTCACTGGTAAGCACACTAGCTAGGACCAAGCGGATTTTTGAATTCGGGATAGTCAACCAGCGCACTGGACGGCAGCTTCCACCCCCAACTGTACATGAAATACGAGTAGGGCTGTGCTCCGATCACCCAGCAATTCCGTAGAAGAGCCGTTCCTTGGAAGCTGGAAGTGTCAAGGCACGAGCGGGAATTCACGGCCGGATTGGTACCAGCATGACGCTTCGATATCGGGGCGCATTATTGAAATCAGAAGCAACTTCAAGGGTAAATGTATAGGTTCCTGGCGTATCGACTTGAACCTCTCCCAAATGAGCTTGCCCAAGATCGACGAAGTTCAAGGTGTTCTCGATAGATTGACCGGCGACATTCGCGCGCAGTTTGCCTTTCGCGTCTGCGTTTTGGTTTCTGACTCCATTGCAATTGATAACCACCTCATAGGTGCCAGGTTCAAATATTTTGAAGTCCCAACCCAAGGCCTTCCCCTTGGCTTGGAAGCCTGAAACGGTGATGGCTCTGCCCGGCATGATCCCCTCGCCCGGCTTCCTGTACATTTGATAATCCCAGGGTCCGGGGTAATCGCTCGGTTGGGGTGGTCGTCTATCCGGGACCGTGAACATCTTCATGCTCGTGCTTCATCCACATCAGGATTTGTAGGATTAAGGGGTCAGGAGTCAATTGTGCGAAGCACCCAAAGGGCCGTTCCGGCAATTGACTCGTGACCCCTTAACAACCCGCGAAAATTTAATTTTGGCGCACCACTAATAGCCTTTTACTGCTTTACGCACCTGCTTCATGATGTCGATACAGACCGGATTGAAAAATGGGTGCTTCGAAGTTACATCCGGGGTCATCGAGAGATTGATGGTGATGGGCAAATTGGCTTCATCTGCTTTTTCAAAAAACTCGATGTATTGTTCAGCAGAGAATTGAGGTTTCGCCGTGAAGGTTCCGTTGCGTGTGCGGCTGGACCAACCGTCCATGAAACACCAATGGGCAGGGTATTGCCCTTCGAGTTGCCCACCCTCTTCAAACAAAACCGCAGGTAGAATCTCGGGTTCTCTACCAGCTCCATCTGAAACCACAAGGTCAGTGAAGGGCGTTAAGTTTGGAAAGATGTTCTGACTAAAACCGACCGGCGCGTTGGGGTTTCCTGCCTTAATGGCTTTTGCCAGTTTCTCCCAGGGCGGATCAAGCTGATAGACCTTCCACCCACAGTCATCCACATAGCCGGCGGTCGTCGCGAGATCTTCACCGTAGCGCAGGCTCACCTCGCGAAAATGGGCTTCTAAAAAGTTGAAATAGCCCGTCGGGTCCGGGGTTTCGCCATTGCCATACGTGTCGCCATACAAATTCTCCATGCCACTGTTTGGATTGTAGTAAAGCATCAGGCGAATGTCGTGTTTCGCCAGGCCATCAATCAGCTCCCTGATCAAATCGCGTTTGCATGTAAACCCGGGTTTGATTTGGTCGATCGTGTTGCTCGGGCCGGGCCAGTGTTGCGTGCCATGGGCACAGGTAAAACAGACCCAAGATGCGCCTGTTTCGGCAACTTTATCGGCAAAAGCATCCACATCGAAGAGATCTACCAACCTCTGGTATTGTTGCCCTAACCTCGGTCCCCCCAGAAATGGCGTTGAGCCAGATGAAAAATGCACGAACAAACCGTACTTTCCATCCACCATCCATTGCACATCTGCTTTCATTGCTTTGGCGCGGGCCTTGATGGCAACCAAGGCTTCAGGACGTACAAGTTCAATCGACCAAATGGCAAAGGGATTCGTTTTTCCTTTTGCATTCCGTTTATTGTTCAGAGCATCCCGCTCGGCTTGAGTCCCCTGAAAATTCACTAGACGCAAACGGATGGTGTTGATCCCCTTCTTAAGCAACAGATTCTGCTTCAAATAATGCCTCTGGAATGCTGGCCTGGTTTCCCAATTCGGCACTTTGACTTTCTCGGTGACCGTCGTCGTCGCTGAGGTGACCTCCAGAGTGGACTGCGCGAGTATTTCTTTGTCTCCCGTGTAGAGCACTGCAATCGTATAGCTTGCTCGATAAGGCGCATCCACTTCCCATGTCATGATATCCTCGTCGGTGTTAAACCCCCGAACAAACGCATTGTTGACAACTGTCGGCGTTGGGCGATCAGCATGGGCAAGATTCCCGCTCAACTTAGCCCGAAAACCCATGATCGTCGTGATATCATCCGGCCTGAGTTGCCAGGTTCTTGGCGCCCAGTAGGGATGGACAACGCCTTGCTTCGCAAATGCAACGACTGCTGGAAAAGTCAAAACGCTGATCAGCACTACCAAAACCGGTAACAATTTGCTCTGTTTTTTCATGACACCACTTTCGTGTTCTATAGCCCCAAACTGCATGTACCTAATCCGGTTGCAATCAATCGTGAGCTAGCTTCGGGTTTTCGGCGAACAACGTCGACACTCGTTGGACAGCGCCACCTTGTGGGCGATTTACCGAAATTTTGCGAATCAATCTCGGACTGAGCGGCTAGACGCTTGAATAGTGGCGTTTCCTGCTTGAAACCCGCGGCTAGTGCCATCGGATCCAATTAAGTGCTACTCCTCTCCAAACAGAAGGCATACCGTCTCTCTCTCGTATTAACGTAGTTCCACAGCAAATACCTGTTCGCGGGAAACTGAACCTGGCGTGGTGAATTCGACCGAGACACCTCGCCCTTCTTTCACCTGCTTGGCTCTCAGTGTTTGTAAGCGTTCGGCTGCGGGAGCAAGCAGGAAGACGGCCAAACCAATTCGCAGTCGTGCTTGTGAATTAATCAAAATACACCTTCCGTAAATAGTCATAAACCGCTTCCATCTCTTGTTGGTTCAGAGCTGTTGCATACATCAGCAGCCGAGCTAATTCACCATCGAAGGATTCCTTTCCCTGATGATTGATTGCATTCCTTTCGGTGCCGATAGCCATACGGCTGGGCTCTACGTTTCCCACAGGAAAATCACTGGAATTGACGGCTTCAGATGGATCGTCGACAAAGAGTTCTAATGGAACGACTCCCGTTCCTGAGCCCTGCCTGCCCATGACGATGTGCCACTCGTTCAACGAGGGCGGTGGACCTGCTACCTCAGGCGTATTCACACCATCACGAACCTTCTCATTCAGTCCATTTCGAGATCCCATGTAGACTCTGCCATCGGGATAGAAGGAGCCCCAGAATCCTGCGTATTGTCCCGTTTCCAATTGAGGCTTCCCCGAATTCCGAAGACATCCGAAAAAGGCGTTTGGATATCCGGAGTTGATCTTTCCTGGTCCGCCCTGTTTATATGGCTTAATCACCGCGAACCATGTATATCCGGCTCCGGTCATCATTCCATGAAAAGCCTCATCATGATCGTTGATCAATTCATCTTCTCTAAAAAGGAGGCTGTTGTGCCCATTGATCTCACGACGGTTTTTCAAAAGGGTTGGACGGCCTGTGCCTAATTCTTCCTGTGAGATGATCGTCTGAGTGCGTCCCTCCTCAGTGGACTTGAATTCGATCGCTTCTGGATTGGGAGCCTGGTTCGTCCAGCTGGTGACCATGTTGCCATCCTCAAGGATCAAACCGGTATCGGCATTGAGATCGAGGACCAAATCATCCTGGATGAGGTCCTGTGAGCTTCCCTTACCACGAATGGCCTTGCGGACTTCGTCCATGACCGCCATGCACTCGGGGTTAAAGATCGGATGGTCGTCCGTCACATCAGCGGTCAGGATCAGGTTGATGGTCACGGGAATCTTGGCCTCTGCCATCCGTTTGAAGAAGTCAACATACTCCTGTGTCGAATGAACCGGTCCGGGGCCGTGGCGGCCATTCATGGGTCGATTTTGGAACCAACCGCCCTGGTCCATCAGGCACCACCATGCCGACGTGACATCACCCAATTGCTTACCGGGTCCGATGAGCTGGGGATCGACTTGAAGCAGCTCGCTGCCGCCATCGGTGACGGCCAATTCGCTGAACGGGCTGACCGTCGGGCCCCGGTTCGAACTCAGTCCCACCACCGCCTTGGGATTGCCCGCCTTGATCGCGCGGGCCCAGCCTTCCCAGGATGGCCCCAGAGGATAGTCCCAGGCCAATGCACCATCCATATAACCGAATCCCATCAGCTTCTTGCCATAGCGTAGGCTGCAATCGCGGAGGATCGCCTCGATATTGTCATTGAAGCGTTTGGTGTCCGCATCCTTGGCGCCCAGCGCCTCCCGCCACACCTCGGGGTCGTATCCGTTGTAGCCGGTATGCAGATAGAACAGGGTGCGAATGCCCCGCTGGTCCAGCGCATCAATGATTTCACCCAGTAAATCGCGTTCGGAGGTGCGTCCTGGTGCAACATTGTCGATGGCTGCGTTGGGGCCGGGCCAATAGAATCCCTGGTGCGTCGCGGTAAAGGTGATCCACGCGGCACCCGTGCGCTCGATGGCATCAGCAAAAACCTCCACATCGAACATCTCCACTGACTTCTGAAACCAATCGGCTCTCTTTTCATCGATGTTGAATCCACGGCTTTGAGACGACCAGTGGACGAAGATGCCGTACTTCCCATCGACCATCCACGAGACATCGCCCCGAATCGCCTTGGCACGTTCCACTTGCCCCTGACGCACAGCGGCTGTCCCCAGTTCAATGGAAAACAGGTGGAATTCCTCGGTCACCCCTTGACCGAAACGCGAGGAACTTCTGACGTTAGTTCCCGCCGACGCCGACGCAGGTTTTGCATCAGGCAGGCGGAGGGTGATCTGGTTCACACCGGCCTTTAAATGCAAGGTACCAGGTAGTTGCTGACGCCAGAAAAAGGGGCGATGCTCCCAGGTCCTGACCATCGACGGGGCCGTCAAAACAGAGTCCCCTGAACTCACTTCCAGTTGCGTCTGCTCCCGCTTGCTGAACAGCACATCGACCACGTAATCCTCTTCCTTCGGAACATCGACCGTCCAGGTCACCGTATCTTGCGGAGACTCAAAACCGTGCACCACATTACCACTTCGGAAGTGACGCTTCGCATTGCCGGACAATGATCCACTTGAAGCGATCATGGCCGTTACCTCATCCGCAGCCAACTGGAAGACCTTGCCAGACGGTGCAGTCGTTTCCGGCTCCTGAGCACCAACAAACGTCGTCACACTCCATGCCAACACCGTTGACAGCAGTACGCCACGGAGGATCACTCTACATTCCATATTCATTGTCTTGCCTCACTGATTCATTCAATACGGATCGAGTTCTCTTGAGCTACGGGCACCAGCATGACTGCTCGGAACTTAGGTTTCGCACCGGTGAAATCGGAAGCGACCTCCAGGGAAAGTGTATGCGTGCCTGCCGATTCGATCTCGACGGTGCCTAAGACGCAATGCAAATCCACTACCCCCGGGTCCATGGCAGGAGTTGCAACGCGTTTGTCTTCGATCAATCGATTCTCAACCGATTGACCGGAAACTATGGCCCGCACGCTCCCTTCAACATCCCAGCTCTGGTTCCGGCCGGCATGGCAGACAACGACGACTTCATAGGTCCCCGGCCTATACACTTCTAATTCCCAACTCAAAGCCTGCCCCTTGGTTTGAAAGCCGGCAACGGTTAGTCCTCTGGCTGGCATGATTCCAATGCCTTTCGCCGGGACAGTGTACATTTTCATGTCCTTTGCATTGGAGGGTTTGCCGGCAACGGTTTCCAGGTCATGGATGTTTGCGTTGTAGGTACCCATCACAACCTTGCCATCACTCAGCTGCATGAAGGTTGGATCCATGGACACGTCCCCAGCGACAACAAGCTTGATCACGGAGACATATTCATCGGGTGCATCCTCGGGAACACTCAGCATGATGATCTTGTGCCCCGTAGAATCGTTAATCTCCGATTGGTATTCAATCGCTTCGCCCGTAGCAAGAAGAGCCGCACTCTTTACATCATTGTCCACTCCAAACAGCGTGAACTTTCCGTCTTTTGGCCAGTCAACCACGTTCAGATAAAGGCTGGTGCTGTCTTCATTCTTACGTTGAGTAATCGTTCCCCAGCTTATTTCATAGGGGTAGGGGCCGGCCTCGGTTCCATAGATCGCTTCGCCATTTCTATTCAGCCAATCTCCCATTGTCTTGATTCTTGTCTGCATCGCCTCTGGAATGACGCCTTCATGATCAGGCCCTACATTCAACAATAGATTTCCGCCATTTCCTGCAGCATTGACAAGGCGTTCCAGGAGGGCTTGGGGAGACTTCAATTCTTCATTGGCTCGATAGTGCCAGGAATCCCCCATGGTCACGGCCGATTCAAAGTAGACCCCCAGATTGAACATGGGAGCCAGGTTGTCATTCATGCTCAAGTAATCAACGATCTGCAGACGATCATCATCGCCCAATCTGCTATTGGAGATGGTTCCATAGGAGTGCAGCATATCCACCAACTCTTGTCGGCGAAGCAGGGGCTTGTTATCAGGATGTCTGAATCCGCTTCCTCCATCAAACCAGATTAGGCAAGGCTGATAGAGCTCACATAGTTCTTCGAGCTGTCCGAACATGAAGTCGATATACTTCCTAATATCTGCACCTGGAACTGTCCCCCTTCGTCTCTCGGGCCTGTTTTGATATTTGGGTTCGTAAAGGGGATGATGATAGTCTGCAATCGAATAGTAGCAGCCCATCTCAAGACCCTCGGCCTTACAGGCTGCGGCCAAATCCTTGACGATGTCACGCTTCAATGGGGTTTGATCAACGACATTCCAGTCGGTGAGTTCAGAGTCCCAGAGACAGAACCCAGCATGATGCTTGGTGGTTAAGACGATATATTTCATCCCCCCTTGCTTGGCAACACGCACCCACTGGCCGGCATCAAAATCGACGGGGTTAAACTCGCTCTTCTTGTCGACGCCAAAGTGGATAAACATTCCGAACTTTGCGTCTTGAAACCACTGCATCCGATCTTCGACGGTTGGTGTTTGAGCCCCCACGATGCTAGGCAGCATCAACCCG from Novipirellula artificiosorum includes:
- a CDS encoding sulfatase-like hydrolase/transferase: MKSIINTLKPTLLLAALLLTPRTALPAADTPPPATQPNIVFIYADDWGWGDLSCHGSTWVQTPNLDRLASEGIDFQQFNVLNPVCSPSRVAAMTGRYPSRYGVNSVFGARRPGPEQPDWLDPRAPTTPRYLKAAGYRTAHFGKWHMAVDKLPGQPAMADYGIDESAVYHGPGPGIKPHEIADRAAQFIEANKDHPFFVDVWIHESHTAHSPTPEALEKWKHVDEEQKRIYAAVITDGDNHVGKVLAALDRAGVAQNTIVVFSSDNGPERTSTSKGSPGKHGSYYSVGETGGLRGRKRNLFEGGVRTPFIVRWPGHTLAGVKNDTTVLSAVDLLPTFCAAAGVTPPAEAQCDGENLLAAFNGEPVLRTRPIFWQHTGAGGEPDGWPRLAVRDGDWKLVTDNDGVRVELHNMKSDRTEEIAKDQSKAHPEVVSRLTKMVLDWKATLPTKPDPTCLSPDKGAPKRAGRNAE
- a CDS encoding sulfatase-like hydrolase/transferase; this translates as MRTILRSLLLTLCCFAGVAAHAAESSKPNIVFIYADDWGWGDLSCHGHEWLKTPNIDRLASEGTDFQQFNVLNPVCSPSRTAVMTGKFPARFSVHQHFASPTVNRNQNMPDWLDPKPTMLPRLFQQAGYRTGHFGKWHLTNAGVEGAPKPEAYGYDNYAVFNGGTGWGKPEPLHDMAKDTLAFIEANKDQPFFVNVWLHESHTPHVPTPESMAKWKHLDEQKQVYSAVITDGDNAVGLILDALEREGLSDNTIVMFASDNGPEWTHADQQHKKMGAGYGTWASIGQTSGLRGKKRSLYEGGVRSPFIVRWPGHTPAGEMNNTTVFTGVDLLPTLCAAAAVKLPAEYQADGENLLPALQGSSITRTRPIFWEWRGPKPEPDWWPHFAVRDGDWKLLMTEDKMRVELHNLKTDRAEEAGRDLSKSHPEIVARLKKMILDWKATLPTKIDPNCVSPKRDTD
- a CDS encoding alpha-L-fucosidase yields the protein MIEFLALCGARGVNLLLNVGPTPEGTLLAEEIERRKEVGQWMKVNGESIYGTHCCPVDFDFLWGAMTHKDKTVYLHVLEWEPEGIEFGGIVGKPSRAYFLADPRRKALPVTYEENGHVTKVEVPAKAPDSRNTVIAVEYDAPVVADPDAKGKYHWYTNRRTRHTDIRESDSAGRQALPKAVTGD
- a CDS encoding alpha-L-fucosidase, which gives rise to MKKNKFILLAVFHACLLTVPAVVASDPANATANSSPTDDSHMEWWRDARFGMFIHWGLYSVQGGEWKGKDYGKEQGGASAEWLMNSANIPKEEYRATTGATTAPTMPGKVRKT
- a CDS encoding right-handed parallel beta-helix repeat-containing protein — translated: MAGGICRSAETDADFYVSPEGSDRWSGTHADPIEGGDDGPFATLERARDAVRMLKKRKSEDLAVLVRGGTYPLDKTVVFGLEDAGKGNATVTYAAYPGETPVFSSGREITGWKKVTDKLPGLPEEAIGKLQVADVSGRFLTLYDDLGMLPRAQSDRFVPKGSATELHFPKGRLKNWPSVEDVELVVRPTRLWIMNVLPLVSVDEKAGIARTAIPATYGMNKIGCWVENVLEELDKPGEWVLNTNEGKVYLWPRDESPVIAPQLIEFIRVEGAIDKQSPKDVPVRNLCFRGLTFKHGERYTLAKDDAGLQHDWDMLDKDNALVRLRGTENCVVDQCHFLHSGSGAIRVDLHGMENEISGNHIEHMGGGGILLCGYGPGTKDVNKKNLVYNNHIHHVGKIYWHSPGIYVCQSGENRVANNLIHHTNYTGLIVSGIVTRFFVQPDQRESVRTIRWHEIKKLPEDPTLDDVRPYLHTRNNLIELNEIHHAMQMLGDGNGIYIRGAGPGNVIRRNYIHHLVAETNAQGAIRTDGGQMDTLIAENLIYKCKSQGMTLKLNNRFENNIVADIIAPRGTYLKIVEGPMAGASNQRNIYFSSLADCSFISEPGSGTGKVGEDSRGRFPARMKDIESDHNIYYCKTEPRLGEETLERLQRDGVDVNSRVVDPMFVDPQNGDFRFKPGSPALEMGIVPIDLSQVGLRITEL